The following are encoded in a window of Diorhabda sublineata isolate icDioSubl1.1 chromosome 3, icDioSubl1.1, whole genome shotgun sequence genomic DNA:
- the LOC130441954 gene encoding microfibril-associated glycoprotein 4-like, whose protein sequence is MIWYILLLFFVSFGKGAIFYVRDNDRNSDPSYMEYFKLLGLRLDTNSDILKNDLNEAISAQVHKIGNGKYDESLEAPMTFNLGVHKTKDGYESSASVFFDYAEKCKSLVGTSISSICRLIYKGSDDNNHYLPRSCKEILDRGYNKSGIYEIHPYASNKPFLVLCDMETRGGGWTHIQKRFDESQDFYLGWRDYKFGFGDLDGEFWIGLENMHQMTAFEENELLIELTDRDGKKGYAQYSVFAIGAEKEGYNLKDLKDYSGDIGDALTPLKGQKFTTLDVDQDGKAGANCAILYEGAWWYSECHTSNLNGKHMNKPLTDQYKFHGLNWNGFRGHDYNLAGSRMLIRPASKH, encoded by the exons ATGATTTggtacattttattattatttttcgttaGTTTTGGTAAAGGTGCCATTTTCTACGTAAGG GACAATGATAGGAACTCCGATCCCTCTTACatggaatattttaaattactgGGATTGAGACTTGATACAAATTcagatatattaaaaaatgatttgaatgaaGCCATATCAGCCCAAGTACACAAAATTGGTAATG GGAAATATGATGAATCACTAGAAGCGCCGATGACATTCAATCTGGGTGTTCACAAAACAAAAGATGGATATGAAAGCAGCGCTTCCGTCTTTTTTGATTATGCCGAAAAGTGCAAATCGTTGGTTGGCACAAGTATTTCTTCCATTTGCAGGCTCATTTATAAAGGTAGCGATGATAACAATCATTATCTTCCAAGAAGTTGTAAGGAAATTTTAGATCGTG GATATAACAAATCTGGTATATACGAGATTCACCCATATGCCAGCAATAAACCTTTCTTAGTTCTTTGTGACATGGAAACTAGAGGTGGCGGTTGGACACATATCCAAAAAAGATTTGACGAATCACAAGACTTTTATTTGGGTTGGAGAGACTATAAATTTGGATTCGGTGATCTTGATGGAGAATTTTGGATAGGTTTAGAAAACATGCATCAAATGACAG CTTTCGAGGAGAACGAACTATTAATTGAATTGACTGATAGAGATGGCAAAAAAGGGTATGCTCAATATTCAGTTTTTGCGATTGGCGCAGAAAAAGAAGGATATAATCTTAAAGATCTGAAAGATTATTCAGGGGATATTGGAGATGCTTTGACACCGCTTAAGGGACAGAAATTCACCACTTTAGATGTGGATCAAGATGGAAAAGCAGGAGCAAACTGTGCAATATTATATG aAGGGGCCTGGTGGTATAGCGAATGCCACACGAGTAACTTAAACGGTAAACATATGAATAAACCGTTGACAGATCAATACAAGTTTCACGGTCTCAATTGGAATGGATTTAGAGGTCACGATTACAATCTTGCGGGTTCCAGAATGTTAATTCGACCAGCCAGTAAACATTAA